The sequence CGCACAAATCACAGGATATAGCCGCTATTGATACAGCTGTAGCTGAGATGAATAATGCCTGGACGGCTGCTTCCGAAGAGATCTATAAGGCACAGGCCGCAGGTGCACAACCTGGCGCTGACCAGCAAGGTCCTAACGGCGGCGGACAATCCAATGCCGGCGGCAGTGAAAATGTGACGGATGCAGAGTATGAAGAAGTGAAGTAATCTGCACCACGATTTATTGGGTTGCTAAGATTAACAGATATAAGCCCTTCGCGGAAGCGAGGGGCTTTTTCATTTAGCATATACCCAATAGATACGGTTAATATTTGCGCTGGTTTAATAGTTGATAGGAAGGGGTTATTCGTTCCTGTTATGGATGCATACCGTATCCGGTAGTGTTGTAAGTTCTTTCTATAAAGAGTGTTGCTTTTCTGCTGTGATGGGCAGTTTTTTGACGGGAGCATGAGTGTGTATATAACCTTGATTTCAGCCATTGCCTTTCCTAAAATAGGTAAAATCAAATTTGGTGGTATACGGAAAGCACTTGGTGTTCCCATGAGCCTTGCAAATCTTATTTGCTTCCCGGAGGGGAGGGTCACTCAAAAAATTGCCAATAGCCGGTAGCTGTAACTGCCGGCTATTTATAACTGCTTGCTTTGCCCGGTTTTCTGACTGCTGGCATGGTAAGGGTTGAAGCCAGACATCCGGAAATCTGGATTGCTAACTTTAAAAATTACAGCATGAAAAGCAGGTTGATACTGATTAGTATCGGTTTGAGGCGATCCTTTTTTCGCCTGATGATCGTTACTATGAAGTGCTGACTTTTTGAAGCCCCCTGTTACAGCAGGGGGCTTTTTTATTATAATGTTTTTAGATATGCCCTATTTATAGGATATGGCTGTGCGTTTGCCATTAAATATCCTGCAGTTTATTCTCTGCTCTGTAACACTTCATGTACAGTTTGCTGCAACACAAGCAGGTTGTGGCAAAGTGCGTATATACTCCTTCCGGATTTATCGTTTTTAATGCCTGAATCCTATAAACTTATGAAGAAAACCATTTTAGGGGGTGTAATTGTATTGCTTACTGCTACTGCCTGTAAAAAAGAGAAGGCAGAACCCATCCCGTTTATCACGCATGTATATCCGCTGCAGGGGCCACATGGCGCCGAAGTACGTATTACCGGAAGATATTTGGGTGCGTCGGTTGGCAATACTGATGTCCGGTTTAATCATGTTAAGGCCGAGGTTGTCAGCGTTACAGATACGCTCCTGAAAGTTAAAGTGCCTAAAGGCGCCGAAACAGGTGATATAACTATTGTGTCGCGAGGCAGGAAGATACGCGGTCCGGAATTTAACTATGAATATACAGTAACCGTTAGCACAGTAGCCGGTAATGGAATACGTGGTTTTACAGAAGGGAATGCAAAAGAGGTCAGTTTGTACAGTCCGGGACAAATGGTATTTGATCAGGCGGATAACCTTTATTTCCTTGACCAGGCAGGAGCTGCTATCCGGAAAATGAATCCGGCAGGTGCTTTGACCACTTTTGCCGGTAATGGTACCGGAACGGAAACGCCGGTGGACGGAACAGGCGCCAATGCCCGGTTTGGCACCTTAAAGGATATTTGCTTCGATGCGCGGGCGCAGGTATTGTATGCTGTTGATTTCCGTAGTTCAGCTTCCGGCAGCAGGATCATTAAAGTTACCCCGGAAGGCAACCTCGGAAAGGTAAACACGCTCTTTGGCGGTGGGGCGGCCTCCTGGGGTTATCTTGATGATAATAATCTTTCCAATGCAAAATTCCGTCAGTTAAGCGGGTGTGTTACCGATGGAGCCGGCAACTTGTATGTAATGGATATGGGTAATTACTGTATCAGAAAAATAGCTTTCGACGGTACAGGTGTAAGCACATTAGCCGGCAAAGGCGGCGCCTGGGGACATGCTGATGGACAAGGGGCCGAAGCTATGTTCACAGAAGTATCGGATATTTCGATCACACCTGCAGGCGATTTACTGGCGCCGGAATGGGGTGGGAATTATATCCGGAAGATAACATTGACAGGATTGACAAGTACATGGGCCGGTAATGGTGTGGAACTGGATAGTGATGGTGCGCTCATGGCTGCCAGTGTTAATATGCCTCTAATGACTGCTGCGGACAAAAAAGGCAATGTGTATGTAATAACCGGCGGTTTAAATCGCTTACGGATCATTACTGCAGCAGGACGCGTAATCACCTTACTAAATAATTCCTACGGCTACCAGGATGGTTCCGGGACAGAAGCAAAGTTTCAATTTATGAGCGGAATTGCTGTAGACAGCAAGGACCATGTTTTTGTTGCTGACCAGGGTAATCGCCGTATCAGAAAAATAATTGTTGAATAACCCCCTTTCCCAAACTATATTCCTTAATTCATGAAAAAGATATTGCCTTTTTATAAAGTAGCATGCCTGTTGGCCATTACCAATAGTATGATTGGTTGTTGTAAAAAAAATGACGCTGTATTTGACAAGCCCACCGCTGTTTTGTATAAAATACGTCCCACACACGGTCAGTATGATACAGAAGTAACTATTTATGGTAATTATTTCAACACACTTACCGGTGCGGATATAAAGTTCAACGGCATGGAGGCAAGCATTACCGGCGTCACCGATTCTACTGTTACGGTGAAAGTACCCAAAGGCGCCGGCTCCGGCAATGTAACATTGACGGCCAATGGCATCACCCTTACGGGACCTGTATTTGAATATGATTATAAAGTAACCGTCAGCAATGTGGCCGGTCCAGCCAATGGACGGGGCGGGTATGTGAATGGCAGCGGAGCGGTTGTGCGTTTCAATGGCCTGTATGGACTGGCCATTGATAGCAATGATAACGTATACGTGAGCGAATCACGGAACCATTGTATCCGGAAAATGGATGTACAGGGCAATGTAACCTTGTTTGCGGGTATACCCCAAAGCCTGGGCTATAAGGATGCAGCAGATGGTAAGCAGGCCCGGTTTAATGCACCGCAGGGATTGTGTGTTGACAGGAACAATGATCTTTTCCTGGTTGACCCGGGCAATTACAGGGTACGAAAGATTACGCCTGATGGAGCGGTAACCACCATTGCCGGTAATGGCCTGGGCGGATGGACTGATCATGTGGATGCTTTACATGCTGAGTTTCATCCTGGTCCTTATTGTACTACCGACACCGGCGGGAATGTGTATGTTTCCAATAATAATTGTTCCATCCGTAAAATTGTTCCCGGTGGCGGGGTAAGCACGCTCGTTGGAGCGGCTAATGAAATTGGTTTCCGGGATGCGTACGGGGGCGAAGCCCGCTTTTCTATTCCTTTGGGAATAGCCTGTAATAATGCCGGAGAGCTATTGGTGGTAGATAGCCGGAATTCCCGGATCAGGAAAGTAAACAGCTCGTTTGCTGTATCTACCTTTTCAGGAACCGGGTTGGAGCTCTCGGCCGATGCCACCCGGCCATTGTTGGCCAGTTTTGCAATTTCCGGACCTGTTACATTCGACAAGAAGGGCAATTTGCTGATAGGAGAAACCTATACCGGGCATCTGCGTATGATAACGCCGGCAGGCCGGGTGGTTACGCTTACCAAAGGAGGCGCCAATGGGGTAACAGATGGCAACGGAAGTGTTGCCCGTTTTGGAAATATTGTCAGTATTGGCGTGAACAGCAAAAATGAAGTATTTATTGCCGATGCGTTTAACTGCATTCGCAAGGTAATTATTGAATAGGCTGAACAACGATTTATTGGTTTTCTAGTTTTAGGTGGGTGAAGCCCTTCGCAGCAGCGGGGGGCTTTCTTGTTACTCCCAGGTTCGCAAGATTCAGGTTGGAAATCAGAATAATTATCTGAATAGTGTGTAGTGTTTAGAATAAAATTCTGATAAGTTTGTTTAAAACAGAAAAAAAGTCGGTATCTTTAAAGCGCAAAAGCATCTTATTATGGAAAGTATAGCCATTCCGGCGGCTGCCCCTCAAAGGGTGGCCGCCACTATCCGCATTGAATCCATTGACCTGTTGCGGGGTTTCATTATGATTATTATGGCATTGGACCATGTACGTGATTATTTCCATGCCGACGCATTGGTATATGATCCGGTGGACCTCACAAGAACCAATGCATTTCTCTTTTTTACACGCTGGATTACCCACTATTGTGCGCCCCTGTTCATGTTCCTGTCGGGTATTTCTGCTTTTCTGAGCGGAGGACGGAAAACCAAGAAGGAACTATCGCTCTTCCTGTTGAAGAGAGGCGTGTGGCTGATACTGCTGGAACTTACAGTAGTGCACTGGGCCTGGTATTTTAATTTCCTGGGGCATGGTATGGACCTTACCGTGATATGGGCCCTGGGCATCAGCATGGTTTTCCTGGCAGCGCTGATCCATTTGCCGCTATGGGCTATTTTTTCCATCAGCGTATTGATGGTAGCAGGACATAACCTGCTGGATGGCGTTCATGCGCCCGGCAATACCCTGCAGGGCTTCGGCTGGGCGCTGTTGCACGAACAGCGGCCCTTTACCTATAATGGATTCCTGGTGCTGGTAGGGTATCCCATTATACCCTGGGTAGGGGTGATGGCGCTGGGTTATTGTATGGGCAGCATCTATACTAAAAACTATCCTGCTGAAAAGCGCAGGAAGCTGTTGATGACGCTGGGTTTCACACTGGTGGCGTTGTTTATCATTGTCCGCGCTATTAATGTATATGGCGATGGGCGCCCCTGGAGCCCACAATCTTCTTCACTGTTTACGGTATTGTCATTTTTGAATACCGTGAAGTATCCTCCTTCTTTGCTTTACCTGCTGATGACGATCGGGCCTGCCCTCCTGTTCCTGGCGTGGATGGAAAGAACGCCCGGCTGGCTGGGACAAAAGGTGGCCGTTTTTGGAAGGGTACCGCTGTTCTATTATATACTGCATCTTTACCTGCTGCATTTACTGGCCATGTTTGCCACGGTCTTCAGCGGCCATCAATGGAGCGATATGGTATTGGATTATGCCCTGTGGACCGGGCGCTCTTCCGCCCAACTGGAAGGGTATGGATTTTCGCTGGGCATTACCTACCTGGTATGGATAGGGGTGGTGATACTGCTGTACCCGCTTTGCAAGTGGTACGACCAGTACAAGCGGACACATAAAGACCAATGGTGGCTGAGTTACCTGTGATCCGGGCAGCGTACACTGACCGGATGGTTACACCTGTTGTATCGAAACCGGACAGTGGGGCGGTTGGTTTGTTTGTATAAGTGATTGATTGTAAGGATGGTGCTGATGGGCATTTTCCTTGTAGAGAATATGACAATATATTTCCTTGCCATAATCTCATAACCATGCTAACACATTATCTCCGGATTGCTTTCCGCAATATGGCCAAACAAAAAATGTATACCGCCATTAAGGTAGGCGGTTTTGCCATTGGCATTGCAGCCTGTATACTGATCGCTTTGCTGATACGGGATGAAATGAGCTATGATACACAGTATAAGAATGCAGCCAATATTTACCGGCTGGTAGGTGGCTATATAAATAATGGAAAGGAAGAGAAAGGGGTGAGCCTTCCCGCGCCTATGGCTACTGCTATGAAAGCCAATTTTCCGGAAGTGGAAAAAGCCGGCCGCCTGATGCCCAGTAACCTGTTTTATGGCGCTGGTAGTAACCAACTGCGCCGGGATGATGAACAGCAGAATACCTATGAGGAAGGCTTTGTATATGCCGACCAGGAGTTGATAGATATCCTGCAATTGCCGATGGTATATGGCGACCGGGCCAAGGCGCTTGCGGAGCCCAATACGATCGTGATCACCCGGCGGAAAGCGGAAAAGTATTTCCCGGGGCAGGATCCTGTAGGCCGGCTGCTATTCCTGAACAATGACACTAAAACACCTTATAAAATCGGCGGTGTCATGGAAGACTGGCCATCAACATCCCACCTGCAGTATGATTTCCTGCTCACCCTTACAGGTAAATCATTGTGGGATGGTGAGCAAACCTGGTGGCTGGCGAATAATTATGGGGTGTACCTGCAACTAAAACCTGGTACCGATATAAAGCAGTTTGAAAAGAAGTCCAGTGCCACTATTATCGGAAAATACTACCTGCCCGCTTTTAAAGCAGTCGGCCAGGCAAATGCAGCGGAGGAGGCTAATAAGTCCCGGCTATATGTACAGCCACTAAAAGATATTCATTTGAAGTCTTATGAAATGGGCGACTGGGAGACCCGTGGCGATATCCGTTTTGTATGGCTGTTTGCGGCCATTGCCTGTTTTATTTTGGTTATAGCTTGTATCAATTTCCTGAACCTCTCTACGGCCAGGAGCGCCAACCGGGCCAAAGAGGTAGGGTTGCGGAAAGTGATCGGTTCACAGCGTAGCAACCTGATTAAACAATTCCTTACAGAGTCTATCTTGTATAGTTTCTTTGCTTTTATACTGGGCCTTTTACTAGCTTGGGCCAGTTTACCTTATTTCAATAAAATAGCCGGCAAGTCACTGAGCATGCCCATTGGTGAGTGGTGGATGTTGCCCCTGATCATTGCGGGCGCTTTATTCATCGGCCTGCTGGCTGGTTTATATCCTTCCTTTTACTTATCCGCTTTTAAACCCATCCAGGTATTAAAAGGACAGTTGAGCCGGGGCAGTAAGAATGCCGGTCTCCGCAGTACACTGGTGGTATTCCAGTTTACCACTTCCATCATTCTGTTGATCGGCACGGTGGTTATTTACCGGCAAATGCAGTATATACTCCATGCCAAAACAGGTTTCGATAAAGACCAGGTGGTCATGATCCAGGGTACCGGTACCCTGGGCAGGCAAACGGCCACCTTAAAAAATGAACTGCTGAAGTTGCCCCAGGTGCAACAGGTGTCTGTGAGTGGTTACCTGCCTGTTGCAGGTACCAAGCGGGATGGCAATCCCTTCTGGAAGGAAGGTAGGGCAGGGCAGGAAGCCTTTGTGTCGGGGCAAAAATGGTATGTGGATGATAGTTATATTTCCACTTTCGGTATGAAGCTGGTAGCTGGCAGAAATTTTTCACCTGTCATGCCCACCGATACGCAGGCCGCGATTATTAACCAGGCGATGGCCGATAAGATCGGTTATAAGGACCCCATCGGGAAAAAGATTACCAATGGATGGCAGACCTTTACCGTTATAGGCATGGTGGAAAATTTCAACTATGAATCCATGAAGCAGCGGGTAGAGCCCATTTGCCTGGCATTGGGCCATAGTAATGATATCGTTTCTGTTAAGATAAAGAGCGGGGAGGTGAAGCAAACCCTGGCGGCTATTACCGGCGTTTGGAAAGGCTTTGCACCCAATCAGGCCATCCGGTACACATTCCTGGACGAGCGTTTTGCCGCCATGTATGCCGATGTGGAGCGTACCGGGATCATCTTCACCTGCTTTGCCGCGCTGGCCATTATTGTAGCTTGTCTGGGTTTGTTTGCACTGGCCGCCTTTATGGCCGAGCAGCGCAGTAAGGAGATCAGCATCCGCAAGGTATTGGGCGCTTCTATACCGGGATTATTCCTGCTGCTGACCAATAATTTCTTACGGCTTATTTTAATATCCCTGCTTATTGCAGCGCCTGCAGGTTGGTACCTGATGCAAAAATGGCTGCAGGATTACGAATACCGTATTGCTATTACCTGGGATATTTTTGCTATCTCCGGTATAGTGGTATTTTTAATTGCACTGACCACCATTTGTTACCAGGCAGTGAAAGCAGCATTGGCCAACCCGGTAGAAAGCCTGCGGGCAGCGTAAGGCCTGCAACATTTTTAAGCAGGCCCTGACTTTCATTTTAAAACGCAAAAAAATTATGCTTACACACTATTTCCGCATTGCTTTCCGCAATATGTCCAGGCAAAAGATGTATGCTGCTGTCAAGATCGGTGGCTTTGCCATTGGTATAGCAGCCTGCCTGCTCATTGGTCTGTTGATAAGAAATGAGCTGAGTTATGATACGCAGTACAAAAATGCCCCTGATATTTATCGCCTCATTGGCGTATATAAAGAAAATGGCAAGGAGGAAAAAGGCGTAAGCTGGCCGGCGCCCATGGCCAAAGCGATGAAGGCTGATTTCCCGGAAGTAGAAAGAGCAGGCCGCCTGATGCCGGCCAAGCTGTTTTATGGCGCCGGCAGCAACCAGTTGCGGAAAGAGGATGAACCCAATAATACGTATGAGGAGGGGTTCACGTATGCCGACCAGGAAATGCTCGATATGCTGCAACTGCCAATGGTATATGGTGATCGGGCAAAAGCGTTGGCCGAACCGTTTACCATGGTGATCACGAAACGGAAAGCAGATAAGTATTTTCCCGGCGAGAACCCTGTGGGCAAGCTGATGTTCCTCAACAACGATACAAAGTACCCTTATAAAATTGGTGGCGTTATTGAAGACTGGCCCTCTACCGCTCATCTGCATTATGACTTCCTGCTCACCCTTACCGGTAAATCCTTATGGGATGGTGAACAAGGCACCTGGATGGCCCAAAATTATAGCACTTATGTGCAACTGAAGCCTGGCACGGATATAAAAGCGTTTGAGCAAAAAGTCATCAGCCATGTTCTCAATAAGTATTACCTGCCTGCTATGAAAGCTGCCGGCGATGTAGATGCTGCAGACGTGGTGAGTAAAGCCGGTTTACTGGCCCAGCCTTTGAAGGATATTCATTTGAGGTCTTACGATATCTGGGATTGGGAACCTCGTGGCGATATCCGTTTTGTGTGGTTGTTTGCCGCCATTGCCTGTTTTATCCTGATCATAGCTTGTATTAACTTCCTGAACCTTTCTACTGCCAGGAGCGCTAACCGGGCCAAAGAAGTAGGATTGCGTAAGGTGATCGGCTCGCAACGCAGTAGTCTTATTAAACAATTCCTCACAGAATCTATCCTGTATAGTTTCTTTGCTTTTATACTGGGTCTTGTACTGGCATGGGCCAGTTTACCTTATTTCAATACAATAGCCGGCAAGTCACTGAGCATGCCCATTGGTGAGTGGTGGATGCTGCCCCTGATTATTACGGGCGCTTTGTTTATTGGCCTGCTGGCTGGTTTATACCCTTCCTTTTACTTGTCGGCTTTTAAGCCCATCCAGGTATTGAAGGGGCAATTGAGCCGGGGCAGTAAAAATGCGGGCCTGCGCAGCACGCTCGTGGTATTTCAATTCACCACTTCTATTATCCTGCTCATTGGTACGGTGGTTATCTACCGGCAGATGCAATATATCCTGCATGCCAGGATTGGCTTTGACAAAGAGCAGATCGTCATGATCCAGGGGACTAATACCCTGAAGCGCCAAACAGTTGCATTGAAGGAGGAATTGTTGAAACTGCCGCAGGTGCAGCATGTATCTGTAAGTGGTTACCTGCCTGTGGCAGATTCTAAAAGAGACGGCAATACATTCTGGAAAGAAGGAAGGAGAAAGGAGGATCCTGGTGTGGGCGGACAGAAATGGTATGTGGATGACAGTTATATTCCCACTTTCGGTATGAAGATCGTTGCCGGCAGGAATTTCTCACCCCTGATGCCTACCGATTCTCAGGCCCTGGTCATTAACCAGGCTATGGCCAGCAAGCTGGGGTTGAAGGACCCGATCGGAGAAAAGATCACCAACGGCTGGGAGCATTTTACAGTGATAGGAGTGGTAGAAAACTTCAATTTCGAGTCCATGAAGCAGCAGGTAGAGCCGCTGTGCATGACGCTGGGGCGCTCCGGGGATGTTGTTTCCGTTAAGATCAAGGGAGGGAATATTCAACAAACGCTGGCCACTATTACCGGTATCTGGAAAGGTTTTGCCCCCAATCAACCCATCCGGTATACCTTCCTCGATGAGCGTTTTGCCGCCATGTATGCCGATGTAGAGCGTACCGGTATTATCTTCACCTGCTTCGCTGTATTGGCGATCATTGTGGCCTGCCTGGGCCTGTTTGCACTGGCGGCCTTCATGGCCGAGCAGCGCAGCAAGGAAATGAGCATCCGCAAAGTGCTGGGCGCTTCTGTAGCAGGGTTGTTTATGCTGCTGGTCAGGAATTTCCTGAAGCTCATTCTTATTTCTATGATCATAGCGGCACCGGCCGGGTGGTTGTTGATGCAAAAATGGCTGCAGGATTATGCATACCGCATATCCATAACCTGGGATGTATTCCTGATAGCAGGAGTAGCCATATTGGCCATTGCATTGGCTACCATCTGCTACCAGGCCATTAAAGCGGCCATTGCCAATCCCATTAAGAGTTTACGTAGCGAATAAAAGCATTGCTCTGTTGTCTGCCTCTTCCCGCCCCGGCGGGAGGAGGCGTTTTTATGTGCCACCAATATAAAAGAGTTATAAACTTCCTCGGGGAATTCGTACCTTATGAGCACAAACGGATTGTCATGAAAAATATTCTCTGGTGCCTGTTGTTACTGGCGCAGCAGGGATTGACCCAGGACCTTGCCACTGATATTAAAGAAGAACATATTGCCAATGCCTCCGGAAGCCCCTACCTGTTTAAGGATTGGATGGATGGTGTAGTGGTTTTTAAAAGCGGCCGGGTAATGAAGCAATTCAAGCTCCGGTTCGATTGCGCCCGTAACCGGTTGATGCTTCAATTTGAGGGCAATGCTTTTGCCGCAGAAAGCCAGGTAAAGGAGTTTGTGTTGTATACCCAAAGCCGGAAGGAGAAGGATTCCATGATATTCCGGAAAGGCTTTCCGCCTGTTGATAAATGTGGCCCCGATACTTATTACCAGGTATTGCTGGGTGGTAAAACTGTTTTGCTTCGCCTGTTTACCAAAGTGGTGGTGGAAGAAAAGCAACTGGTGAATACAGGCAGTCACAGGCGGCTGGAAGATGAAGAATATTATTACCTGCTGCAGGATGGGGCGATGATCAACCTCCCAAGAAACAAAGACGACCTGGTGAGTAAGCTGCCGGTACAGGCCGATGGGCTCAAACAGTTCGTGGCGCAGCAAAGCCTCCGGATGGACAAGCCGGAAGACTTCATTAAGATCATCAGTAAATACAACGAGCTACTGCAGTAATAAAATTGAAAAGGCTGCCCGCTCATATTGCTACAGCCGGCAGCATTTCCAAAAAGATCGCGGGCACATCATGCCCCCCGATACCTGATCGTTCCTTTGGCTAAAGACGGCCAAAGGCGCTTTTTACGGATAAAACGGGTTGCAGAGATAAAAAGGAGGAGGGTATGGATAAAAACTGCATAAATGACGGCGTAGAGGAGTAAAGGGTTGCATAGGGAAGGCGGCGACGTTTGCAACAAACTGTATGGGACAAACAAACGGCAGTGAAGGGTATAATCAGGTTTCCATCCCGCGTGCGGTAAATATATATGCAAAAATTAAACCAAATTCTGTTATAACGGCTTTATGCGGATGTTCTTCCAGCGAACTTTAATCCCGCCGCCATCATGGATCTGGAGGGCAATGAAGCCATTGGCAGCCGTAATTTTATCGTCTTTCAGGGTGATCATCTGGTGGCCATTGAGCCAGGTAGTGACTTCTCCGCCCACCACTTTTATCTTCAGTTCGTTCCATTCGCCCTGCTTTAACCATTGTTCATCTTCGGGGTTGGGTTGTATCAACCAGCCCCGGCCGTAAGATTCATAGACGCCGCCGGTATGCTTGTTGAGCGGGGCCACTTCTACCTGCCAGCCACTGATCTTTACCCCCTCAATGGAGGAGCGGAAGAAAACGCCGCTGTTGCCATTGGCCTCCTGCTTAAATTGCAGGGTAAGCTCAAAGTCCTTATAAGTTTTATCAGTAGATAGGTAACCGTATTGTTTGTCGGGACCACTTTCGCACACCAGTTCCCCCTTCTCTACATACCATTTTTCTGTACCGTGAATGGTCCAGCCGCTCAGGTCTTTACCATTGAACAGGCGTTGCGCTTTTTGGGCAGTGGCGATAACAGGGAGGGCAAAAAGGAAGAGGAATAACAATGTTTTCACCGTATGACAGATTTATAGGAGGAAGGTAAGCTATTTACTCAACTCTTTCTTAACTTACCTCTACAACCAATTCAGCATGTCCCGTTTTTCTGTACACCCGCAAATTGCCAAAGCCCAAACCCTGCACACTGGTTTCTATACCGATCCTGCCATTTTTGAAGCCGCGAAAGAAAAGATCTTTGCTCCTTCCTGGCAGTTTATCGGCGATGCCCACAGCGTTAAAGAACCCGGTCAATGCCAACCCTTCACGTTGCTGGAAAGCTACCTGGATGAACCGTTGGTGCTTACCAGGGATAAAGAAAATAATATTCATTGTCTTAGTAATGTGTGTACGCACCGCGGCACCATTGTGGTGCATGAAGCTTGCAAGGTGAGCAACCTGCGCTGCCGGTACCATGGCCGTTTGTTTAAGCTGGACGGTAGTTTTCATTCCATGCCCGAGTTCAAGGAGGTAGAGAATTTCCCTTCTCCGGCTGATGATCTCACCCGGTTGCCGCTTTTTCAATGGGGGCCCTGGTTGTTTGCTTCCCTCGATAAACAGTCGGCCCTGCAGCCCTACCTGCAGGATATGATGAACAGGGTAGGGTGGTTACCGGTCAATGATTTTGTATACCAGCCGCACCTGTCGAAGGATTATGTGGTACAGGCGCATTGGGCGCTGTACTGCGAAAATTACCTGGAAGGGTTTCATATTCCTTTTGTGCATGCGGGATTGAATGCCGTGATAGATTTCGGTAATTACACCACAGAGTTGTTTACCTGGTCCAACCTGCAACTGGGCATTGCCAAAGATGATGAGGATTGTTTTGATCTTCCCGCTTCTTCGGTGGATTACGGGAAGAAGGTAGCCGCTTATTACTTCTTTGTGTTCCCCAATATGATGTTCAACTTTTATCCCTGGGGACTTAGCATCAATATTGTACGGCCCTTGTCTATTCACCAATGTAAGGTTTCCTTTCTGACCTATGTATGGAAAGAGGATAAGTTCAATACAGGGGCCGGCTCCGACCTGGATACGGTAGAAATGGAAGATGAAGAGGTGGTGGAAGCTGTGCAAAAAGGGGTACGTTCCCGCTTTTACCAGCATGGCAGGTATTCCGTAACCAGGGAGCAGGGCACGCATCATTTCCACCGCATTATTTCATCCTTTATGGAGCCGGGAGCATGAGCCGGAACGTCCCACCCGAAACCCGTGGCAGGACTATCGGCTTTTGGACAGCTACCGCTATTGTCGTAGGCAGCATCATCGGCTCCGGTGTATTTATGAAGCCTGCTGTGATGGCGGCGCAGGTGGCCTCGCCGGTATGGCTGGCCATAGCCTGGATAGCCGCAGGTATTTTTTCTTTATTCGGAGCGCTTATCTATGCGGAAGTGGGCGCTATGTTTCCCCAAACAGGCGGCCTCTATGTTTTCTTCCGGCAGATGTATGGCGATTTTGTCGCCTTCCTGTATGGCTGGGCGGCATTTGCCGTGATCAATTCTGCTTCTGTATCGGCCATCGCTTTTGTGTGCGCCCAGTATGCTGATTATTTTCTTCAATTGCCACGATTACCGGAAGCGATGGAACAGGCCTGGGTAGTACATATTCCCGGCCTGGGCTCTTTGTACCCCCTGCAAAACCTGGGCGTGAAGGGGCTGGCCATTGTATTGGTGGCCGGACTTTCACTGGTGAATTACCGGAGTGTAAAAGCCGGTGGCGTTCTACAGGTGATCTCTACGCTGGTGAAAGTGGTTGTGATTGTGCTGCTGGTCTTTGGCATCTTCCTCTCGGGCAATGGATCGGTGGCCCATTTTACAGCACCTGCTGCGCATCCCAAAATGAATTGGGAACTGGTGGGTGGTTTGGTAGCTGCCTTAACAGGCGCCTTTATGGCGTACGATGGGTGGATCAACGTAACTTTTGTAGGCGGTGAGA comes from Paraflavitalea devenefica and encodes:
- a CDS encoding ABC transporter permease gives rise to the protein MLTHYFRIAFRNMSRQKMYAAVKIGGFAIGIAACLLIGLLIRNELSYDTQYKNAPDIYRLIGVYKENGKEEKGVSWPAPMAKAMKADFPEVERAGRLMPAKLFYGAGSNQLRKEDEPNNTYEEGFTYADQEMLDMLQLPMVYGDRAKALAEPFTMVITKRKADKYFPGENPVGKLMFLNNDTKYPYKIGGVIEDWPSTAHLHYDFLLTLTGKSLWDGEQGTWMAQNYSTYVQLKPGTDIKAFEQKVISHVLNKYYLPAMKAAGDVDAADVVSKAGLLAQPLKDIHLRSYDIWDWEPRGDIRFVWLFAAIACFILIIACINFLNLSTARSANRAKEVGLRKVIGSQRSSLIKQFLTESILYSFFAFILGLVLAWASLPYFNTIAGKSLSMPIGEWWMLPLIITGALFIGLLAGLYPSFYLSAFKPIQVLKGQLSRGSKNAGLRSTLVVFQFTTSIILLIGTVVIYRQMQYILHARIGFDKEQIVMIQGTNTLKRQTVALKEELLKLPQVQHVSVSGYLPVADSKRDGNTFWKEGRRKEDPGVGGQKWYVDDSYIPTFGMKIVAGRNFSPLMPTDSQALVINQAMASKLGLKDPIGEKITNGWEHFTVIGVVENFNFESMKQQVEPLCMTLGRSGDVVSVKIKGGNIQQTLATITGIWKGFAPNQPIRYTFLDERFAAMYADVERTGIIFTCFAVLAIIVACLGLFALAAFMAEQRSKEMSIRKVLGASVAGLFMLLVRNFLKLILISMIIAAPAGWLLMQKWLQDYAYRISITWDVFLIAGVAILAIALATICYQAIKAAIANPIKSLRSE
- a CDS encoding 3-keto-disaccharide hydrolase, with amino-acid sequence MKTLLFLFLFALPVIATAQKAQRLFNGKDLSGWTIHGTEKWYVEKGELVCESGPDKQYGYLSTDKTYKDFELTLQFKQEANGNSGVFFRSSIEGVKISGWQVEVAPLNKHTGGVYESYGRGWLIQPNPEDEQWLKQGEWNELKIKVVGGEVTTWLNGHQMITLKDDKITAANGFIALQIHDGGGIKVRWKNIRIKPL
- a CDS encoding aromatic ring-hydroxylating oxygenase subunit alpha, with protein sequence MSRFSVHPQIAKAQTLHTGFYTDPAIFEAAKEKIFAPSWQFIGDAHSVKEPGQCQPFTLLESYLDEPLVLTRDKENNIHCLSNVCTHRGTIVVHEACKVSNLRCRYHGRLFKLDGSFHSMPEFKEVENFPSPADDLTRLPLFQWGPWLFASLDKQSALQPYLQDMMNRVGWLPVNDFVYQPHLSKDYVVQAHWALYCENYLEGFHIPFVHAGLNAVIDFGNYTTELFTWSNLQLGIAKDDEDCFDLPASSVDYGKKVAAYYFFVFPNMMFNFYPWGLSINIVRPLSIHQCKVSFLTYVWKEDKFNTGAGSDLDTVEMEDEEVVEAVQKGVRSRFYQHGRYSVTREQGTHHFHRIISSFMEPGA
- a CDS encoding APC family permease translates to MSRNVPPETRGRTIGFWTATAIVVGSIIGSGVFMKPAVMAAQVASPVWLAIAWIAAGIFSLFGALIYAEVGAMFPQTGGLYVFFRQMYGDFVAFLYGWAAFAVINSASVSAIAFVCAQYADYFLQLPRLPEAMEQAWVVHIPGLGSLYPLQNLGVKGLAIVLVAGLSLVNYRSVKAGGVLQVISTLVKVVVIVLLVFGIFLSGNGSVAHFTAPAAHPKMNWELVGGLVAALTGAFMAYDGWINVTFVGGEIKHPERNIPRSLVMGLFICIAVYLLVNQAYLYVLPVDAMAGSSLVAADAIAIALGKTSSAIVAALIVICTFGAVNGNTMAISRVTYAMGKDRLFFAWAGKEHPRFHTPGNALLLHGIWSSVLIMSGSFDMLADMFTFTAWVAYLFGAIGIFILRKKMPHHPRPYKVWGYPVVPLLFIAFAAFYVVSTIWNDITRYMAGETPVVNSLLGLAIVVPGIPLYLYFKKATRHKGNEEIINNQ